The Ipomoea triloba cultivar NCNSP0323 chromosome 13, ASM357664v1 genomic interval tttgagTTAAATTGTATGAATTTGTGTTGTTTAGAGatccaattgcatttttttttagttcgatggcctaattgcaatttgatGTGCAGTTAAGTGGCATATTTGACCCTTAATcctataaaatatattcttgatatagattcatttttaatatactttatattcaCTTTTAAtgtcccttaagagaggttTGGAGTTCAAACCCCTCTtgtattgaaaataataatctGACCAGCATTTTCTCCTTAAGTGGTCCGACCTGGTGCGAACTGAGATTAGTCTGAGTATAATACGAGCTTAAATGTGTCTTCTACAGTTAGGGTCTGCTCAGTACATCTCATAacctgacaaaaaaaaaactattatataATGTGATAACAAAACTCTGTTATCATTTCAAATGAGTGTTCACATGATTGAGATAATAccttgtaaataataataataataataataataataataataataataaatctaggTACTAAAAATGATActgcaatattttaaaattaaatatgtatcGATACAATCTATCTTATAATATAGAtcatgatccatgatataacaataattctttttcataCTTCCCCTTACATCATTCACCCTAGGCAATATTGCTAATATTTAATTGGCTTATTAACCCATTACATTTACACCAATTCCAACACACAAGTTATTACATGTATTATATTCTTAAGAGTTAAAGACTCGTCACATTACTTGTACTGATTAAATTAAAGgagaaggaaaataaataaagaattggtcttttaaattaacaatcagttaacatattaaaaatataataatgtaaaataaaagtaGTTGTATTACAAacattgcacatatattagtttAAGGAATTGGGTTGCATGAATTCCCCATCATCATACCAACTATATGTTTAATTCTTCAGAGAGAAGCATTCGCGATTCTAATAAGGCACATGCTGACAATTGGTGCACCTGCTacaagaattttattattttttctttaaaaaaaattattattttttctttaaaaaattattattttttctttaaaaaaaatattgatggtGTTTgctaaatagttgttagctgattggattaataaatttgactagttgataatattagttgattatagaaaaacgtttgataaattagctttTAGCTGATATCTGattgattacatacaaaatgactttcttaaaaagttgatcgagctttttaaattttagtgttttggagcaataagctattacaaaaagttaaaggccctgtttggtaaatggctgttagctaattgggttggctgtttgggttagaaagtatgatttgttgataacattggctgattgtagaaagttgtttgatagattagctgttagctgatagctgtttggtataatttcttttctcaaaaacctaattgaaaaggctactttgagtagccttttgaattttagtattttggagttacaaaaagcttattaaccaaacaattaatagtggtcaaataagccaaaattggctgatagactgattatttaccaaacagggccaaattaatcaaacacttatattcaatatttaaccaaatcaaacatctaataatggttaaataagtcaaaattggccgATAAACTAACGTTGTCACCAAACATGGCCATTATGTACGCTATTAACTTGTACATATGTGTGGCTATAAAATATAGCTTTGTCAAATTGTGTGTTTATAATAAACATTACGCAAAACTGTAGTTTGATATGAAAGgaggattttattttgtaatacgCATTTCAAGCGTTCATATACTCTTTTGGACTTTGATACAATTGAAGAAGGAATCAACTTGAACTTTTCTTAGAATAAAATTGTGATGTAGATCCTAAAAAAAGTAAAGAAGTAGTGTTGGAATTTCTCCAAAAGTAAATTTTAATGGGTTAGTTTTAATATATCCTTAGTTAAGAAATCCCACATTCCCACACCGCTCGGTTCGGTGCCCTCCACAACATGTACAACACAGTCACCGCCTCGATCAACACTTCTCCATTCAAGTCTGTATCGGCAGTTCAGTTGATCATAAGAGTgaaatttgagaagaaagaatAGAGATCATCGAGCCTCGCAAATGAAGTGAGaggggctccttgtgcgcagtaagcaaaAGTCTAACCTTCTAGCTGAGTtttcatgatttacatcctcctagATGTCGCATTATTGTACCAATTGGGGTATGTATTACCAAAAGCACATGCAATTGGTAAatgtaagggtgtgtttggttcgcacatgtaAATTGGAAATtggtatgagtatcaaatacttagtaagggtaatgtgttttggtgaaagtattttgcacgtttggtagtagagtggaatgagaatgattattaatagttggggaagaaaaaatgaagggaaatgaaactcttatttaataagggtatgtgtttttcaattaatggggtattccaaacccatagtagtattataaaaacttgtcaaccaaacaataacaatcattttaatacccataccttatactaaaacccgtcaaccaaacacaccataaaTATGTGTAAATGTATAACTTTGACTaccttaatttaaaaaaatgtaaattattactaaaaaaagaaatagtggaatgattttgtttttttgagttctactcaAATTACAGTGTAgaatctgttcatagctactttctcaacctacttcaaacacaaagagtcaacagatgcatccactgaggctcgaatccactcccttccacatgggagtgtacaccggatgccacttgaccacaaggtctttggttggaatgatttattataatttaatagttGTACTATTACATtcaaattattaatgtatttattttaaaaatagtaaattaTTGTTAGATCTCAACAATTAAGTGAATTAactgcttcttttttttttttaatgcctacttctttttcattttatgagTCTTATTTATTATCCATTGCTTAATCCAACTATATATAACTAATTTTCTTTAAAGCAAATCGTATAACTTTCGAGCTATTTGTGTTTAATAGAACAATTAAattagtcatatatatatataaatataaataaataaataaataaataaataaataaatatatatatatatatatatatatatatatatatatatatatagagagagagagagagagagagatagaggggACTGGACCAGGTGCGAAGATCACTTCCCGTGCGGAAGTGCGGTTAACACAAAAggatgcaccttaagtatacaattGACTCATCTAATCACaaacaccttaagcacacaaacaacaaagtaccttaagaacacaaatcacataccttaaacacacaaacaaagcactttaagaatacaaatcacgcacttcaaactttaaaatggtgctttcaaaaaaaaaactttaaaatggcGCATCTTAATTAAGTATTATAACTGACGCACCATAAGTACATAAATCATgcacattaagaaggaaaatcacacaTCTAaagcgcaccttaagttttaacaactgacacaccttaagcacacaaaccacgcactttaaaattttcacgcaccttaagaaataaaacaacgcacctaaagctttagatcaacgcagcttaattttattttttgttaaaaaagcgcaccttaagttctcactGAATAACTGACACACCTTAAACACATAAACCCGCACCtgaagaaggaaaaccacgcaccttaagaaagaacaCGACGCACTttaactacgcaccttaagtttgaccaataCGGGAAATGACCAAATTTCCACcgcgttttttttaaaatcattgttAATCCTAGATGTTGATTTaatttggcaagatcaatgtcTCTCATCTTACCGCACGTTTCACCTGGGCACATTCACCACATTCGatctctactatatatatatatatatatatatatatatatatatatatatatatatatatatataNNNNNNNNNNNNNNNNNNNNNNNNNNNNNNNNNNNNNNNNNNNNNNNNNNNNNNNNNNNNNNNNNNNNNNNNNNNNNNNNNNNNNNNNNNNNNNNNNNNNNNNNNNNNNNNNNNNNNNNNNNNNNNNNNNNNNNNNNNNNNNNNNNNNNNNNNNNNNNNNNNNNNNNNNNNNNNNNNNNNNNNNNNNNNNNNNNNNNNNNNNNNNNNNNNNNNNNNNNNNNNNNNNNNNNNNNNNNNNNNNNNNNNNNNNNNNNNNNNNNNNNNNNNNNNNNNNNNNNNNNNNNNNNNNNNNNNNNNNNNNNNNNNNNNNNNNNNNNNNNNNNNNNNNNNNNNNNNNNNNNNNNNNNNNNNNNNNNNNNNNNNNNNNNNNNNNNNNNNNNNNNNNNNNNNNNNNNNNNNNNNNNNNNNNNNNNNNNNNNNNNNNNNNNNNNNNNNNNNNNNNNNNNNNNNNNNNNNNNNNNNNNNNNNNNNNNNNNNNNNNNNNNNNNNNNNNNNNtatatatatatatatatatatatatatatatatatatatatatatatatatatataaaacttgcGAACAAATCCAAACAactgatctagtagatctaacaattcaaaataaacaaaattttgtaatatttatgaaaaaagacCTCTCTCActtaaaaaatttgtaatatttataaaaatggtcccgctcattttttatttgatttctcatccattaGATCTTACAGTGCAGTCGTACGACTTTGCACCTCTATGTATACACAAATGCACCACCACACGTTCAGAAATGCATTATTATAAATTTCactgtaaaattttaatatacttatTATGAACTCAATCCATCACTGTTGTGAGCTCGCTAGAATTATTCAAACATTATAGCAAATTTCATTCACATGGAGTGCAAGGCAAGTTATACCAAAAGTTTCAACTCATCTAATTAGGTAAGTTGACGTTTATCACATATGAACTACTCCACATATGTTTATGAACAAGTGAATTATATTGAACAACCAAAGTGCATGCATGTCTTCATTAATAATTGTACTGTCTTAGCTTGTTCGTGGTATAGTGTGAATGGAAGTGTCTTCGttaaaattagtttattttcacattttattttctattttacgaTATGAAAATATAGTCATAGACCCCtttgaattaattatattctttttgctttttcaataataaatacacaaatatggttaagagaggaaaaaaaaaatcaattgcaCTTGtttatctaaaaatatttaacGGATTTGAAGCTGTATATGAGATAAAAGTTtgtattatttatcaaaatctcaccatatttttattttcatatgcTCTAGAATTAGTAAGTTTAGTTAGATAAACGGCTAGAgattgattattaatttttttatttttattactagGAACAAGTTCTTGTGTGTGCGTATGTAACTatgtaactatatatatatatatataggagatggTTCACGTGTCTCAAAATgaagggtttttttttaaaaaaaatgtgctTCCTGATAACATGGATGCGAATGATCAAGCGTCACGAACTTATGCactgcaccttaagctttaaacatactATACGTACCTTAAGAGTtaaactgacgcaccttaaactagaaagtgacgcaccttaaattttaaacatatgcaCCTTAAGATATAAATTTACGTACCTTAAGATTTAAACTTaagcaccttaagctttaatcATAGGCACCTaattaagctataaacttaggCACTTTAAGTTTTAAACATGCACACATTAAGAGTTAAACTGATACACCTTAAATTAGAAAGTGgcacaccttaagctttaaacatacgAGCACCTTATTAAGCcataaacttatgcaccttaaactataaaattATGCACACTAAGCTTTGAACTTACgcaaaattatcataataccaccacatttttaaatagttttttttttcattctagaCTGCTAATTTTAGCTAGATCAATGGCTGAGGTTTCACTACATTTTTTACCTGAGACATCCTTCGCATTCGATCGATctctagtgtgtgtgtgtgtatatatatatatatatatgtcactgTTGTGATTACATAAATGTCACCGccttttttctctttaatttctaGTCATTAATCATCTTAGATGGACTATGAGATTAGCTAATTTGCAAGTTCTCACGAGAAGTCTCATGTGAGTCGGAcgatatatatattagaataatgtTGGCCCTAAAAAATGCAGATTAATGCTAACCATTAACTTGAAATGATCCAGGCTCGAAAGtacagtcgttatactgtggaccatggtcatggtctgatactgcagttgtgttgaaagggaattgcagttgcgcagaacagaagttgtttcatccgtctggaaatgcaattgtgttgaactgatactgcagttatgttgaacggatgaacggcctctgttccgcgcaattgcagttccctttGAACACAACTGTAATATTAGCCATGActatggtccacagtataatttgcgtccAAAGTAaggagaaaagagaaaaaagatgCCATAACATttacataaatattacaaatacaaACTTTGAATATGCATTGTTCAAAGTTTAAATTGCCTAAGATGATATTCAAAAATCAccatatataaatatctaacaATGATTACAATTCATTGAACATTAAAACACTCTTTTGAAACATTTTAAGTTGACTAAAATCAACGAATAATCATAAATAATGAACAGCGTAATTCATCCCATTCAATTCTTATATTAGCAGGGCGTTCACAAAGATGATTTGACTGatcatatttttccttttcGCTTTTTCTTAAACCTTCTTGAAAACCCGAACCGCATTTACTCACCTCTATTTATACCCCAACAATGTTTAGCCAAAActcatatctctctctctctttatatatctctctctatattatCTCTCTCAGAACAAATTAAAAACGGCGGCATGGCTAATGTATTGAATGAAGACCAAATCATGGAGTTTCAAGAAGCTTTCAGTCTATTTGACAAGGACGGCGATGGTTAGTATATATAAGTTTCGATctaaaaattgttgtctttaatttgttaagtttcagaataatttttttttagaataaagtTTCAGAATATTTATGTGGTTGGGTTTGTATATTACATAGGCAGCATTACTGTGGAGGAATTGGCAACAGTTATCAGGTCGTTAGATCAAAACCCAACCGAGGAAGAACTGCAGGAAATGATGAATGATGTTGATACAGGCAATAATGGAGCCATTGAGTTCAAAGAATTCTTGAACGCCCTCTCCAAAAGAATGGAGGTAATAACCTTAAaaacacctaaaaaaaaatgcatgtttATTTCCTTAGCTTTTAACATaagatcatattttttttagtttgacgTAAGCCGGAAAACTTTATATGTATAGGACACAGATTCAGAAGAAGAACTTAAAGAAGCTTTCAAGGTCTTTGACAAGGATCAAAATGGTTATATTTCTGCTAACGAGGTGAGTTCTTATtcgcaataaataaataaataaatatatatatatatatatatatatatatatatatatatatatatatatatatttgtatattgcACTGGTATCTAGTCTGTCTTTTCAAGATAGCACGAACTTTTGACCTCATAATTACGTAAAGAAGAGGGTTTTGTGCAATAAAGCATTATATTGCATTTGAATTCATCTAACATCATGGGAAAGCTCAGCAGTTCACATGTTGTTATGTTAATTGATCTGTCATTAACCttaaaataatcaaaacttTTACAGTACAGTTGTATTATTAACCCTTGTTTATTTGGACATCTGTGTAAACCCATCTCTCGTGCATTGAACTTTTCCTGCATTCATACTTATCGATGCcctttaattttatattgacTTTTATTTCACCAAATAATAatccaataaataattaaattattttttgcagTTGAGAAACGTGATGATAAGTCTTGGGGAAAAACTAACAGAAGAAGAGGCAGATCAGATGATCAGAGAGGCTGACCTGGATGGAGATGGTCAAGTCAATTATGACGATTTTGTTAAGATGATGATGAATGTTGGATAGAGGATTAATGAATGTATGCATGGTTCATTAATCCTATGTGGTCaacacataattataaattcaaatctttctttaattaattatttcctAATTATTAGCAACTGGTTTAGTATTTGTTTACTGTAGTAGTTGTTGTCCTTGGCATTTCTTTATCGTTTTAATGTCCAAGAAAATAGGATCATTTCCTTAAAATGTTCGGAGATGTACTCCTCCCTGTACTTTCTTTTTTAACTTTacgaatgaaaagaaaaaatatttaattatttaaaaaattactacgtaatatttaaataattttaaacataatcttttaaataaaaataatattgacaATTAAACAAAACGAATGAATAATTAccgtataataataataataattattattattattattattattattattattatgagttaattccacttttggtaCTAGACTTATTAGGCGTTTGCCAGgtttagtcctccataataaAAATGGTCAGATTCTAGCCACGCTTTTTGGACGTCAGACACTTTTAATCCTCCCTCAGTTCACTGTGAAGTGGGAGGGCTTTTTGGTCTTTTTACATTGTCACCTTCTAATTCTTGTATTCCTCCATTTTAATGGTTGTTTTCAGCTACAACAAGAACAGAGATGAACAGAGTTTGAACCCAACTGACATTTTAGTGCTTGAAGATCGCCGATCGATATCCTCTTCTCTAGCTCGTTTTTGCAGCCAGCGGCGGCTCTGAGGAAGATGGCCGTTCTGAGGAGATAACACAGAAGTTTATCGGAAACGCCGCCTTTTCCGGCGACAAGAGGGTCACGATCGACAGCTCCCGTTGTCGGGTTTTTCGGGGGATTAGCACAGGAAGGAAGAAGAACATGACATTAAGGGGCCGTCCAGGAAGGATTTCAATTTTCATGGAGTGGTTTTTCGGGGGATTAGCTTACAGGGCTTCTCATGTGATGAATTCCAAGTTCTTTGCATCTTTGTACTATAGACGGGAGATCTATTCCCCAATACGCAACATCTGTATCCTATCGTAAGTTCAGAATATTGGCCACGTTCTGTTCCTCCCTCAAATGATCTATATCTTCGACTTTCTGAGTTGAGAACCAACAATGAGATTTTCAGTTATCaatgtatttcttttttttttaaaaaagttatcaATGGATAGTTCATGCCTGAAGCAAGGAACACGCTATTAGCATTGTAGATCACAACAATCCATATAAACTGCACGCCACAACCTATTGTCCATATACAGTAATGCACATTGGGAAAAAACACTTCACAGTTACAAGAATTAGAAGGGGACAACGTAAAAAGACCAAAAAGTCCTCCTACTTCACGGTCAACAGAGGACATAActgacggaggactaaaagtgtccggCGTCTAAAAAGCGTGGCTAGAATCTGACCATTTttattatggaggactaaacCTGACAAACGCCTAATAAATCTAGGAacaaaagtggaattaactctattattattattgttattattattattattattattattattattattgggtcAAAACCATTTGTGTCGAAAGTGTCCCCTGGATAGGTGTGCACCGGTGCACCTAGAGAATCAAACTTGGAATACGGTAATAAATATGTTTCTTTCCTTTCTGGTCGTCATATTGAAATGctaaaacaattaatataaataaatatttaaagaaaaaaaatactacttgtatagttgtattCAGAACATGGTAATCTCCTTATGTGATAGGATCGCTTTAAAATTAAGGCAAAATCTATaggtattatgttttttttttttctaaaataagtATTATAACATTTTTCACAAGTAACTATTTAattcttaatattatatttttcataaaaaaaagtattacattttatctcaCAAGTAACAACGAATCAATTTATGCAtaattagtattgcatttttcaacataattattacatttttcatagtGATGCAACCAATctcacatatacacacacatgcataTGTCATTGCAAAAGTAAACAATGTTATTAAGGGGATGATATTGTACTATCTTATATTATTACTAGAATTTTAACGTGTCGATCAGTGCCTACCGAGTTATGTGGGCCAAATACTGAAAATATCAATACTATCTAAAtagtatatatgattatatcaaTACAGAAAGGGCCAATATCGACATTATAGACATTCCTATactattatatacataaattattattattattattgttgttgttattaaatCATCCACCAACTCCTCTAACAATAAACAGAATAGGAATATGAAGGGAATAAAATGCATTCTCAGAAACTGGGCGGAATCAATTATATATGAGACGCATAATCTCAGTGTTCAGTGTATATTTATGACTCATCAtctcattttaaaattatattattccatTCAACCACTAGCAATTAACAAAGATTAATGTAACAAAATTATTggtcacattttattcttatttagtAGAGAAAAGCTGTCAAAATACAGGATCAACAATGCATGGCTAATGGCTTTCATCGATCGcatctttaatatattatcttagaCTTAATCCTACTTTTAATCCCTCAGCTCACATATAATCACagtttcatattttattctCCTTTTTATTTAACCACATTATATTGCTACCTCAATTATTCCGCTAAAAAATTCAGATTCATGtcactattataataataataataataataataataataataataataataatagtttttgTTTGACCAGAGGATTTCCCGATCAATCGACTAACAACCACACACCTTGCTCGTGACGGATAGAATCTCAAAGATGGTAAAACAATTCCTCATGTAAAGTAGTTGTATTCTTAAGACTCGAACTACATATCTTTGGTTAAGTATTAATTTTACATTTCAacattagtattattattattaggaataagTGTCAAATTGGTCATTCAACTACACAGCAAACTACAATTAtgctatcaaattaaaaaaaaatcaaaattaggtCCCTGAACAAGGCAAAATAATGCAATTCAAGTTAAAATGACTTGTTGACCTTGTAACATACTGACGTGGCGGTTAccgaatttaaaaatatttctaaaaaaaaataattttaataaatttaaataaaaaattatttaaattgtttaaaaaaaaaaaaaaggccccgAAGAAGGCAACTGGCTCGCCTTCTTCGGTGTCCGTTGAAAAGGTGACCCAGTGGTCGCCTTTCTCACCGGCGAAGGAGACCACTGGGAAGTTGCCTTCTTCGGTGAGATGGCAAGGTTGCCTTCTCACGGAGAAGGCGaggactatttttttttttttttaataattttttatttaaatttattaaaataaaattttaaaaaatatttttaaatttggtaactGCTACGTCAGCATGTTACCATGTCAACAGATTATTTTAGGTTGAATTGCATTATTTTACATTGTTTAAAgacttaattgtaattttttttaaagttaaatatGATCTAATTGTAGTTTGTTGTGTAGTTGGATGACCAATTTTACCCTTATTccttaggcaaaaacttgtgtgagaccgtctcaccatgagacgagtcgggtcgggttgggtcaagatgcaaatgtaacacttatatgcacaaatgtcatacttatatactcaaatgtaatactaattaggaatacaaattttttttacttataagggtaaatgtaatacttttacatttcgatttaaaagtattacatttttccacaaaagtattatatttgcccttataagtaaggggcacttgtaaacattacttattatgaaaaatgtattactttttctttaataagtaacaaaaattgtattcttgattagtgttatatttgagcatataagtatgacatttgcacatataagtatgacatttacatggtagtttgacccgacccgacccgactcatgagagacgatctcacacaagtttttgtcattccttattattattatatttcaaaattttagtaTGTTTATTCAACGGTCTATGCTAAGACCAGTAATGGCATGGTTTCTAGACGAAAGTAGATTCTATTTAGTGACAGCATGCATCAAAATTTGCATATATAGTCAACAGATGAGAAAAAGTTTGAATGATCTTCAAAGTCAAAAATTCTCCCGCCAATCTCCATTCCCACTACTTTGAAGCATTCAACATATATGCAGCCATGCATATATACCTTCTTCATTCGGTAACTTCTTTTTGCCCTTTTGCTGATTTGaattattcttattcttgttaTGTTTCCCAATACAAAGACAATAAACGTGGACCTAATCCTAGTGGGTTGAGTAATATCAGCGCGCAATTAAATGAGGTTGAATCAACTAATGATCGAGATTATATTTTCTCATGTACATTCTAAATATCTAATGCAAATTTTGTGGGCTAGTTTGTTATCTTTTTGAACCTATATGacttattttatata includes:
- the LOC116002488 gene encoding calmodulin-like protein 8, coding for MANVLNEDQIMEFQEAFSLFDKDGDGSITVEELATVIRSLDQNPTEEELQEMMNDVDTGNNGAIEFKEFLNALSKRMEDTDSEEELKEAFKVFDKDQNGYISANELRNVMISLGEKLTEEEADQMIREADLDGDGQVNYDDFVKMMMNVG